One window of the Haloarcula halobia genome contains the following:
- a CDS encoding cobalamin biosynthesis protein, with protein sequence MSVDTDAPGDMLAAHPETAYFWGRVAGDGECDEHCVTVRTTDEIAARRLASIAGADRTGHRTVERAYAHDTSIVRTDDEYTLQVFGDLADRAGAALGLPFAGEAGGYRFETLAEYDRQLLRGLLEACGTVCFKSDADVVGVSFVHADRRLLRTVQSLLAACPVDVPCGDCSEASSGYWFGVDDDAVPALGDWLYDGSEATGLFAPSRRRKLRKSLERVR encoded by the coding sequence ATGAGCGTCGACACCGACGCGCCGGGGGACATGCTCGCGGCCCACCCGGAGACGGCGTACTTCTGGGGGCGGGTCGCTGGCGACGGCGAGTGCGACGAGCACTGTGTCACCGTCCGGACGACCGACGAGATCGCTGCCAGGCGACTCGCGTCGATCGCCGGTGCCGACCGGACCGGCCATCGCACCGTCGAGCGGGCCTACGCGCACGACACGTCCATCGTCCGAACAGACGACGAGTACACGCTCCAGGTGTTCGGTGACCTCGCGGACCGGGCGGGGGCCGCGCTCGGCCTGCCCTTCGCGGGCGAGGCCGGCGGCTACCGCTTCGAGACGCTCGCCGAATACGACCGCCAACTCCTGCGGGGCCTCCTCGAAGCCTGTGGGACAGTCTGTTTCAAATCCGACGCGGATGTCGTCGGCGTCTCGTTCGTCCACGCGGACCGGCGGCTCCTGCGGACGGTCCAGTCGCTGCTGGCGGCGTGTCCCGTCGACGTCCCGTGTGGGGACTGTTCCGAGGCGTCCTCGGGCTACTGGTTCGGCGTCGACGACGACGCCGTCCCGGCGCTGGGCGACTGGCTGTACGACGGCAGCGAGGCCACCGGGTTGTTCGCACCGAGTCGGCGGCGGAAACTCCGGAAGAGCCTCGAACGAGTCCGATGA
- a CDS encoding CbiX/SirB N-terminal domain-containing protein, translated as MSEATTATETLDDEAILLAGHGSRREKSNEQVRQLAADLERRLGIPVDAAFLELADPAIDDAIAGLAATVSQVTVVHLSLFAASHVKNDVPLAVTQAREAHPDLTINNGAHLGVHPALLDLLDDRAAAVEAELGVDREGDDVAVVLCARGSSDPDANADVHKLARLLYEGRTFERVRASFVGVTDPRLEDTLHDLAKGRPDAVVVLPYMLGDGVLTGRIRDGAREFDAEYPYVDAAPGDPLGTDSRLLDVLGDRWQEARTGSVEMSCDTCKYKVELDGYENDRGGARAMLRALTHQAEHADREDVDDDPHVHDAPEKHVAVCTNQTCAQDGAPAVLERLRQAARDSDQCDARITRSSCLGRCGEGPMVAVYPDGVWYGGVGADDADGIVSSHLDRDRIVSELVDQTL; from the coding sequence ATGAGCGAAGCCACCACAGCCACGGAGACGCTCGACGACGAGGCCATCCTGCTCGCCGGGCACGGCTCGCGCCGCGAGAAGTCCAACGAGCAGGTCCGACAGCTGGCGGCCGACCTGGAGCGTCGCCTCGGTATCCCGGTCGACGCCGCCTTCCTCGAACTCGCCGACCCGGCCATCGACGACGCCATCGCCGGCCTCGCGGCCACCGTCTCCCAGGTGACCGTCGTCCACCTCTCACTGTTTGCCGCGAGCCACGTCAAAAACGACGTGCCGCTGGCGGTCACGCAGGCCCGTGAGGCCCACCCCGACCTGACGATCAACAACGGCGCTCACCTGGGCGTCCACCCGGCACTTCTCGACCTGCTGGACGACCGGGCGGCGGCCGTCGAGGCCGAACTGGGTGTCGACCGTGAGGGCGACGACGTGGCCGTCGTCCTCTGTGCGCGCGGGTCGTCGGACCCGGACGCCAACGCGGACGTCCACAAACTCGCACGCCTGCTGTACGAGGGGCGCACGTTCGAGCGGGTCCGTGCCTCGTTCGTCGGCGTCACCGACCCCCGCCTGGAAGACACGCTCCACGACCTCGCGAAGGGGCGGCCCGACGCCGTCGTCGTCCTCCCCTACATGCTCGGTGACGGCGTCCTGACCGGTCGTATCAGAGACGGGGCCCGGGAGTTCGACGCGGAGTACCCCTACGTCGACGCCGCGCCGGGTGACCCGCTCGGCACCGACAGCCGCCTGCTCGACGTGCTCGGCGACCGGTGGCAGGAGGCCCGGACGGGCAGCGTCGAGATGTCCTGTGACACCTGCAAGTACAAGGTCGAACTGGACGGCTACGAAAACGACCGGGGTGGCGCGCGGGCCATGCTCCGGGCGCTGACCCACCAGGCCGAACACGCCGACCGCGAGGACGTCGACGACGACCCGCACGTCCACGACGCACCGGAAAAGCACGTCGCCGTCTGTACGAACCAGACCTGCGCACAGGACGGCGCACCCGCGGTCCTCGAACGGCTCCGACAGGCCGCCCGCGACAGCGACCAGTGTGACGCCCGCATCACGCGGTCGTCCTGTCTGGGCCGCTGTGGCGAGGGCCCGATGGTCGCGGTCTATCCCGACGGCGTCTGGTACGGCGGCGTCGGGGCCGACGACGCCGACGGCATCGTCTCGTCGCACCTCGACCGCGACCGCATCGTGAGCGAACTGGTCGACCAAACGCTCTAA
- a CDS encoding DUF3209 family protein, which produces MSCYEIEALKLGLMNVLGTEDEQARKHAQQELEGNLTGPIEGLADAQTLVAIERHLDAALVDLEEQIARTDADDPEYDYLRGRLVAVRDAERAVSRLTTQGEDVLAGLGEAHDLLHEAFPVDG; this is translated from the coding sequence ATGAGCTGTTACGAAATCGAGGCCCTCAAACTGGGCCTCATGAACGTCCTCGGCACCGAAGACGAACAGGCGCGAAAGCACGCCCAGCAGGAGCTGGAGGGGAACCTGACGGGGCCGATCGAGGGCCTGGCCGACGCCCAGACGCTCGTCGCCATCGAACGCCACCTCGACGCGGCGCTCGTCGACCTCGAAGAGCAGATTGCCAGGACAGACGCCGACGACCCCGAGTACGACTACCTGCGGGGACGGCTGGTCGCCGTTCGTGACGCCGAGCGAGCGGTCTCGCGACTGACGACACAGGGGGAAGACGTCCTCGCCGGTCTCGGCGAGGCCCACGACCTCCTCCACGAGGCGTTCCCGGTCGACGGGTGA